From the Solanum lycopersicum chromosome 10, SLM_r2.1 genome, one window contains:
- the LOC104649484 gene encoding DDRGK domain-containing protein 1, whose translation MEDMLVVVLSMLLALLLVPLYLWKRRQNSQSSREHEDEPQVQQRDTVVRATGTRRMRRRPASSAASTSSAAANIDEPVGSDDEEPGDGYYTAKSSKKKEKKRQEREAQRQTEEAARESKQTKQSHYDEIRRRKEEEREALERALEEEAKARQAKEEEAAALEFEKWKGEISVDAEGTTENEVQDGSQGLLFDFVEYIKKHKCVPLEDLAAEFKLRTQECINRISSLEEMGRLSGVMDDRGKYIYISLEEMRAVADYIRREGRVSISHLASKSNQFIDLEPKVELVEDIGSIEEEAVVASA comes from the exons ATGGAGGACATGTTGGTAGTGGTTCTCTCGATGCTTCTGGCTCTACTATTAGTTCCGCTTTATCTTTGGAAGCGCCGGCAAAATTCTCAGTCTTCCAGAGAACATGAAGATGAACCTCAG GTTCAGCAGAGGGACACTGTAGTAAGAGCCACTGGAACGCGTCGAATGCGTCGAAGACCAGCTTCTTCAGCTGCTAGCACATCTTCAGCTGCAGCCAATATAGATG AACCGGTTGGCAGTGATGATGAAGAACCCGGAGATGGATATTATACTGCAAAGTCatcaaagaaaaaggaaaagaagcgTCAAGAGCGGGAAGCACAAAGACAG ACTGAAGAAGCTGCTCGGGAATCAAAACAGACAAAGCAAAGCCACTATGACGAAATCAGGAGGAGGAAGGAGGAGGAGCGTGAAGCTCTAGAGCGTGCACTG GAAGAAGAAGCCAAGGCTCGACAGGCCAAAGAGGAAGAAGCTGCTGCATTAGAGTTTGAAAAATGGAAAGGTGAAATTTCAGTTGATGCTGAGGGAACAACTGAAAACGAAGTTCAAGATGGAAGCCAGGGTCTACTTTTTGATTTTGTGGAATACATTAAG AAACACAAATGTGTGCCTTTGGAGGATCTTGCGGCAGAATTCAAGCTGAGGACTCAG GAGTGTATCAATCGTATCAGCTCACTTGAAGAAATGG GGAGACTTTCTGGTGTCATGGATGATAGAGGGAAATACATATACATCTCACTAGAAGAAATGAGAGCTGTGGCTGACTACATTAGACGTGAAGGTAGGGTGAGTATCTCACACTTAGCTAGCAAGTCTAATCAATTCATTGATTTGGAACCAAAAGTTGAGTTAGTTGAGGATATAGGCAGCATCGAGGAGGAGGCAGTTGTTGCTTCAGCTTAA